The proteins below come from a single Sorghum bicolor cultivar BTx623 chromosome 4, Sorghum_bicolor_NCBIv3, whole genome shotgun sequence genomic window:
- the LOC8055419 gene encoding heavy metal-associated isoprenylated plant protein 47, with translation MAKQKIVIKVPMSSDKSRSKAMALVAAAGGVHSVAIAGDGKDQVVVVGEGVDSIKLTTDLRKKMGDAQLVEVGEDKKKEEKTKPDPVADAVAAYYNSQYYYHYPPPPPAVAVAYDPYSRPGSTCSIM, from the exons ATGGCCAAG CAAAAGATCGTgatcaaggtgccgatgtcgaGCGACAAGTCGCGGTCCAAGGCCATGGcgctggtggcggcggcgggcggggtACACTCGgtggccatcgccggcgacggCAAGGAccaggtcgtcgtcgtcggcgaggGCGTCGACTCCATCAAGCTCACCACCGACCTGCGCAAGAAGATGGGCGACGCGCAGCTCGTCGAGGTCGGAGAGGACAAGAAGAAGGAGGAGAAGACGAAGCCCGACCCCGTCGCCGACGCTGTGGCAGCCTACTACAACAGCCAGTACTACTACCactacccgccgccgccgccggcggtcgCCGTCGCCTACGACCCCTACTCGCGGCCGGGCAGCACCTGCTCCATAATGTAG
- the LOC8055422 gene encoding nitrate reductase [NADH] 3 — MSTCVEPPTHLANLDPGAAAQRLPYPALPGDDVLRRSSVSGSSFVDVAAPVSSDGKKADDDASSSDDDDDEHQDDDHHRHETYGSHYLRRRLGVEPSVQHDPRDEGTADAWVERSASLIRLTGKHPFNGEPPLRRLMEHGFVTPAPLHYVRNHGPVPRGDWAAWTVEVAGLVRRPARLTMDELARGFRALELPVTLVCSSNRRKEQNMARQTLGFNWGPGAVSTSVWRGARLRDVLRRCGGVVDDGDGGALYVCFEGDEDLPGGGGSKYGTSITRERALDPTMDVMLAYQQNGGPLLPDHGFPVRLIVPGCTAGRMVKWLRRIVVTRAESDNYYHYRDNRFLPSHVDAKLADAQGWWYKPEYVINEMNTNSVITTPGHNDFLPINAITTQRTYTMKGFAYSGGGKKVTRVEVTLDGGQTWLLCVLDHPEKPTKYGRCWCWCFWSIDVELADLLACKEIAVRAWDQSLNTQPEFLTWNLLGMMTNCWFRVKVNVCRPSNGEIGLAFEHPVQPGNQPGGWMAQQKHIESAEAAGAASPPALPPRSTSAATSTTNTASNQFTMSEVRKHASKDSAWIVVHGHVYDCTEYLKDHPGGADSILINAGTDCTEEFDAIHSDKAKDLLGAYRIGDLLVTAAGTEQASHSHLEHAPIGGPAPPVVVALSNPREEKVPCRLVAKTVLSRDVRLFRFALPSSGQVLGLPVGKHIFVCASIDGKLCMRAYTPTSSVDEVGHFDLLVKVYFKNENPKFPDGGRMTQYLDSLPIGARVDVKGPVGHVEYAGRGGLVIDGEPRRAGRLVMVAGGSGITPIYQVIQAVLRDQPEDPTEMHLVYANRTEDDILLRGELDRWAAEYPDRLKVWYVISQVKRPEEWKYSVGVVTEAILREHVPEGGDGTLALVCGPPLMIQFAVSPNLEKMKHHVDSVIVF, encoded by the exons ATGAGCACTTGTGTTGAGCCGCCAACGCACTTGGCCAACCTCGACCCGGGCGCCGCCGCGCAGCGTTTGCCGTACCCCGCTCTGCCGGGCGACGACGTCCTGCGCCGCTCATCCGTGAGCGGCAGCAGCTTCGTCGACGTCGCTGCCCCCGTCTCGTCGGACGGCAAGAAGGCCGACGACGACGCATCCtcctccgacgacgacgacgacgaacacCAGGATGATGATCATCATCGACACGAGACGTACGGATCGCACTACCTGCGCCGTCGTCTCGGCGTGGAGCCGTCGGTGCAGCACGACCCGCGCGACGAGGGCACCGCGGACGCGTGGGTGGAGCGCAGCGCGTCGCTGATCCGCCTCACGGGGAAGCACCCGTTCAACGGCGAGCCGCCGCTGCGGCGTCTCATGGAGCACGGCTTCGTCACCCCTGCGCCGCTGCACTACGTGCGCAACCACGGGCCCGTCCCGCGCGGGGACTGGGCGGCGTGGACCGTGGAGGTGGCCGGACTCGTCCGCCGCCCCGCGCGCCTCACCATGGACGAGCTCGCCCGCGGCTTCCGGGCCCTGGAGCTCCCCGTCACGCTCGTCTGCTCCAGCAACCGCCGCAAGGAGCAGAACATGGCGCGACAGACGCTGGGCTTCAACTGGGGCCCCGGCGCCGTGTCCACGTCCGTGTGGCGCGGCGCGCGCCTCCGCGACGTGCTGCGCCGGTGCGGCGGCGTcgtcgacgacggcgacggcggcgcgctCTACGTGTGCTTCGAGGGCGACGAGGAcctccccggcggcggcggatccAAGTACGGCACCAGCATCACGCGCGAGCGGGCCTTGGACCCCACCATGGACGTCATGCTCGCGTACCAGCAGAACGGCGGGCCGCTGCTGCCCGACCATGGCTTCCCCGTGCGCCTCATCGTCCCCGGATGCACGGCCGGACGCATGGTCAAGTGGCTCCGCCGCATCGTCGTCACCCGGGCTGAGTCCGACAACTACTACCATTACCGGGACAACCGATTCCTGCCGTCCCACGTCGACGCCAAGCTCGCCGACGCCCAAG GCTGGTGGTACAAGCCGGAGTATGTGATCAACGAGATGAACACAAACTCGGTGATCACAACGCCAGGGCACAATGACTTCCTGCCCATCAACGCCATCACGACACAGCGCACCTACACCATGAAAGGATTCGCCTACTCTG GTGGTGGCAAGAAAGTGACGCGAGTTGAGGTGACGCTGGACGGCGGTCAGACATGGCTCCTCTGCGTGCTGGACCACCCGGAGAAGCCCACCAAGTACGGcaggtgctggtgctggtgcttcTGGTCCATCGACGTCGAGCTCGCCGACCTCCTCGCCTGCAAGGAGATCGCCGTCCGCGCATGGGACCAATCGCTCAACACCCAGCCCGAGTTCCTCACCTGGAACCTCTTG GGAATGATGACCAACTGCTGGTTCAGGGTGAAGGTTAACGTGTGCCGGCCGAGCAACGGGGAGATAGGGCTTGCGTTCGAGCACCCGGTGCAGCCCGGCAACCAGCCGGGCGGATGGATGGCGCAGCAGAAGCACATCGAGTCCGCGGAGGCCGCCGGTGCGGCGTCGCCACCGGCGCTGCCACCACGCAGCACCTCCGCGGCGACGTCCACCACCAACACCGCCAGCAATCAGTTCACCATGTCCGAGGTGCGCAAGCACGCGTCCAAGGACTCGGCGTGGATCGTCGTCCACGGCCACGTCTACGACTGCACGGAGTATCTCAAGGACCACCCGGGCGGCGCCGACAGCATCCTCATCAACGCCGGCACCGACTGCACCGAGGAGTTCGACGCCATCCACTCCGACAAGGCCAAGGACCTCCTCGGCGCGTACCGCATCGGCGATCTGCTCGTCACCGCCGCCGGCACCGAGCAGGCATCTCATTCTCACCTCGAGCACGCCCCCATCGGTGGCCCAGCGCCGCCGGTCGTCGTCGCGCTCTCCAACCCGCGGGAAGAGAAGGTCCCGTGCCGGCTCGTCGCCAAGACGGTGCTGTCCCGCGACGTCCGCCTGTTCCGCTTCGCGCTGCCGTCGTCCGGCCAGGTGCTGGGCCTCCCGGTCGGCAAGCACATCTTCGTGTGCGCCAGCATCGACGGCAAGCTGTGCATGCGGGCGTACACGCCGACGAGCTCCGTGGACGAGGTCGGCCACTTCGACCTCCTGGTGAAGGTGTACTTCAAGAACGAGAACCCCAAGTTCCCCGACGGCGGGCGGATGACACAGTACCTGGACTCGCTTCCGATCGGCGCCCGCGTCGACGTCAAGGGGCCTGTCGGCCACGTCGAGTACGCCGGCCGGGGAGGCTTGGTGATCGACGGCGAGCCGCGCAGGGCGGGGCGCCTCGTCATGGTCGCCGGCGGGAGCGGGATCACGCCGATCTACCAGGTGATCCAGGCGGTGCTGCGCGACCAGCCGGAGGACCCGACGGAGATGCACCTCGTGTACGCCAACCGGACGGAGGACGACATCCTCCTGCGCGGCGAGCTGGACCGGTGGGCGGCCGAGTACCCAGACAGGCTCAAGGTGTGGTACGTCATCAGCCAGGTGAAACGCCCGGAGGAGTGGAAGTACAGCGTCGGGGTGGTGACGGAGGCCATTCTGCGGGAGCACGTGCCCGAGGGCGGCGACGGCACGCTGGCTCTCGTCTGCGGACCACCGCTAATGATCCAGTTCGCCGTATCGCCGAACCTAGAGAAGATGAAACACCATGTCGATTCTGTCATCGTCTTCTAA
- the LOC8055416 gene encoding uncharacterized protein LOC8055416 has protein sequence MKQKIVIRVHMECDRCRSKALALVAATGGVDSVSLAGDARDQVVVVGDDVDSIKLASALRKKVGPAEIVQVAAAEAKKEESGAGGKNPPATTPTALPEFVASTPWYYYQHYPQPAAVVYEHPAAGYACAYGDQTRTGSICSIM, from the exons ATGAAG CAAAAGATCGTGATCAGGGTGCACATGGAGTGCGACCGGTGCCGGTCCAAGGCGCTGGCGCTGGTGGCGGCCACGGGCGGGGTGGACTCCGTGTCGCTCGCCGGCGACGCCAGGGACCAGGTCGTCGTCGTGGGCGACGACGTCGACTCCATCAAGCTCGCCAGCGCGCTGCGCAAGAAGGTCGGGCCTGCAGAGATCGTGCAGGTCGCCGCCGCCGAAGCCAAGAAGGAGGAgagcggcgccggcggcaaGAATCCTCCGGCCACCACCCCCACCGCGCTGCCCGAGTTCGTCGCGTCGACCCCGTGGTACTACTACCAGCACTACCCGCAGCCGGCGGCCGTGGTCTACGAGCACCCCGCGGCCGG GTACGCGTGCGCGTACGGGGACCAGACGCGGACTGGCAGCATCTGCTCCATAATGTAA
- the LOC8055420 gene encoding late embryogenesis abundant protein 3, which translates to MNNQAQPVRTGDVYPPTAAAKREASHERDKITREGQQRGGDLHVEETTLPAGRRMVTASAGGQVMAQFAVPVPGRTVAGATDAVTIAEAIDAAAQTTPAGDKPVDLADAAAAQAAEMRATGLPGNVRGGVAARAQQARETNARHASAAEADGGGGENQLVTLRDVVIGAGAAPMPADKVATREDARMVAAAAARHVGKGDGGGGAIADAVAAAADMNEGRMM; encoded by the exons ATGAACAACCAGGCTCAGCCCGTCCGCACCGGCGACGTCTACCCACCGACGGCGGCCGCCAAGCGAGAGGCGAGCCACGAGCGGGACAAGATCACTCGAGAAGGCCAGCAGCGCGGCGGCGACCTGCATGTCGAGGAGACAACTCTTCCCGCCGGCAGACGCATGGTCACCGCCAGCGCCGGCGGCCAG GTGATGGCACAGTTCGCCGTGCCGGTGCCGGGCCGGACGGTGGCGGGGGCGACGGACGCGGTGACCATCGCCGAGGCCATCGACGCGGCGGCGCAGACGACGCCGGCGGGCGACAAGCCGGTGGACCtcgcggacgcggcggcggcgcaggccGCGGAGATGCGCGCGACGGGGCTGCCCGGCAACGTCCGCGGCGGCGTGGCGGCCCGCGCGCAGCAGGCCCGGGAGACGAACGCGAGGCACGCATCAGCGGCGGaggccgacggcggcggcggcgagaacCAGCTGGTGACGCTCAGGGACGTGGTGATCGGCGCGGGCGCGGCGCCGATGCCCGCCGACAAGGTGGCCACGAGGGAGGACGCCCGGATGGTGGCGGCTGCCGCGGCGCGCCACGTGGGGAAGGGGGACGGCGGTGGCGGTGCCATCGCCGATGCTGTCGCAGCGGCGGCGGATATGAACGAGGGGAGGATGATGTAA
- the LOC8055418 gene encoding heavy metal-associated isoprenylated plant protein 47 encodes MKQKIVIKVQMSCDKCRSKALAVVAATGGVDSVAIDGEGRDKVVVVGDVDSVKLTSALRKKVGPAHLLQVGEAKKDDKTKPPAAVVPAYYYPPPHPVTVVYDHPAGYSWYGYQAQQDTSCSIM; translated from the exons ATGAAG CAAAAGATCGTGATCAAGGTGCAGATGAGCTGCGACAAGTGCCGGTCCAAGGCCCTGGCCGTGGTGGCGGCCACGGGCGGCGTCGACTCCGTGGCGATCGACGGCGAAGGCAGGGACAAGGTCGTCGTCGTGGGCGACGTCGACTCCGTCAAGCTCACCAGCGCGCTGCGCAAGAAGGTAGGGCCCGCGCACCTGCTGCAGGTCGGCGAGGCCAAGAAGGACGACAAGACGAAGCCGCCGGCCGCCGTCGTGCCCGCTTATTATTACCCGCCGCCGCACCCGGTCACCGTCGTCTACGACCACCCTGCCGGCTACTCGTGGTACGGCTACCAGGCGCAGCAAGACACCAGCTGCTCCATAATGTAG